From Myxococcales bacterium, the proteins below share one genomic window:
- a CDS encoding FHA domain-containing protein, producing MDEVVARSPAARVAKWLVEKGRAPEAVALLSVRAATGNNDKESHELLAEALRIDPASPLAKLAFERMEGIQAGDHEPLEAAIRQWTHEEISRLEREIAKPAFRRAQVGFNNNVKYKGLVFHIQTEDSGLDKPHIITHLFADGGRVIKSHKRSYAAEVSRDDVAAYVRALMKGQHMEMAIFLRTGRFDPVIEGKAIGGMELLEHEPEVEVQKLAAKDAKKPAPAPQVKLTVTQSPASKAPPLPAEVRKAPPQAPAAPPVSQAPAAPSQRAKPTVRLRVLRGPQGPMLYESASREVILGRGGEVPLHGDPFCHPREAILRVDGPNVFLSDLESGNGVFLRVRRPVELEPGDHFMVGDQVLTIEKNPKPDDGPAEGPTYFYSSPKWHSSFRIVQVFEGGGKGACVLARGTTMQLGREVGDFVFPNDPLVGEHHCLVEEQAGAIVLTDLGSQTGVFVRIKGDEQVVPGDELVVGRTRLRLEAV from the coding sequence ATGGACGAGGTCGTCGCGCGCTCACCCGCGGCTCGGGTAGCCAAGTGGCTCGTGGAGAAAGGCAGGGCGCCCGAGGCGGTCGCTTTGCTCAGCGTGCGCGCGGCCACCGGCAACAACGACAAAGAGAGCCACGAGCTTCTGGCCGAGGCGCTCCGCATCGACCCGGCGTCGCCCCTGGCGAAGCTCGCGTTCGAGCGCATGGAGGGCATCCAAGCCGGTGACCACGAGCCTCTCGAGGCGGCCATCCGGCAGTGGACCCACGAGGAGATCTCGCGCCTCGAGCGAGAGATCGCGAAGCCCGCGTTCCGTCGTGCGCAGGTCGGCTTCAACAACAACGTGAAGTACAAGGGGCTCGTCTTCCACATCCAAACGGAAGACTCGGGTCTCGACAAACCCCACATCATCACTCACCTTTTTGCCGACGGCGGCCGCGTCATCAAGAGCCACAAGCGCTCGTACGCCGCCGAGGTGAGCCGAGACGACGTCGCCGCATACGTGCGCGCCCTCATGAAGGGCCAGCACATGGAGATGGCCATCTTCCTCCGCACGGGCCGCTTCGACCCGGTGATCGAGGGCAAGGCCATCGGCGGCATGGAGCTGCTCGAGCACGAGCCCGAGGTCGAGGTCCAGAAGCTCGCCGCGAAGGACGCGAAGAAGCCCGCGCCCGCGCCTCAGGTCAAGCTCACGGTCACGCAGTCGCCCGCGAGCAAGGCGCCCCCGCTCCCGGCCGAGGTGCGCAAGGCCCCGCCCCAAGCTCCGGCCGCGCCCCCGGTCTCTCAGGCTCCGGCGGCGCCCTCCCAGCGCGCGAAGCCCACGGTCCGACTCCGTGTCCTCCGTGGTCCTCAAGGCCCGATGCTCTACGAGAGCGCCTCGCGCGAGGTCATTCTCGGCCGTGGCGGAGAGGTCCCGCTCCACGGCGACCCGTTCTGCCACCCCCGCGAGGCCATTCTCCGCGTCGACGGTCCCAACGTCTTCTTGAGCGACCTCGAGAGCGGCAACGGCGTGTTTTTGCGCGTGCGTCGGCCGGTCGAGCTCGAGCCCGGCGACCATTTCATGGTGGGCGACCAGGTCCTCACCATCGAGAAGAACCCGAAGCCCGACGACGGCCCGGCCGAGGGGCCGACGTACTTCTACTCTTCGCCGAAGTGGCACTCGTCGTTCCGGATCGTCCAAGTGTTCGAGGGTGGCGGCAAGGGGGCGTGCGTCCTCGCGCGCGGCACCACGATGCAGCTCGGCCGCGAAGTGGGCGACTTCGTCTTCCCCAACGATCCGCTCGTCGGCGAGCACCACTGCCTCGTCGAAGAGCAAGCCGGGGCGATCGTGCTCACGGACCTCGGCTCTCAGACGGGCGTCTTCGTCCGCATCAAGGGCGACGAGCAGGTCGTCCCCGGGGACGAGCTCGTGGTCGGGCGCACGCGCCTCCGCCTCGAAGCCGTCTGA
- the typA gene encoding translational GTPase TypA yields MPANERLRNVAIVAHVDHGKTTLVDHMLRQAGTFRENEAVVDRVMDSNALERERGITILAKNTSVRWTNDKGETIKLNVVDTPGHADFGGEVERTLLMADAVILLVDAAEGPLPQTRFVLKKALELGFPIIVVINKIDRGDARPDDVLNEVFDLFCDLGASDKQVDFPVLYAIGKLGIAKRTLDDPSTNLRPLFETILAHVPPPEGDATLPLQILVNNIDHDEYVGRLGIGRIVAGTVKANQPVAVLKDGRVVKGAIKVLSTFEGLRRATTQEAQAGELVAIAGIEEIDVGDTVVDTSPGFESRALPRIVVEQPTIKMRIGVNTSPFAGKCKASKYLTSRQLRDRLERETKRNLAVRMEESDSPDTFIMLGRGELQLAILVETMRREGYEMQLGNPEVVTQVIDGEAKEPYELVVVDVPEQFIGVVTERLGSRRGRMIKMANPGYGRARLEYRIPSRGLIGFRGEFLTATRGMGLLNTVFDGWETWGGPMAKRQTGAIVCDRAGFTTPYALHHLQPRGTFFLGTGVEVYEGMIMGEHNRANDTDVNAVKEKKLSNVRNHGKDENVAINPPRILTIETAMEWIDADELVEVTPDAVRVRKQILQINKRPRRSDAIEDAQAVDY; encoded by the coding sequence ATGCCCGCCAACGAGAGGCTCCGCAACGTCGCCATCGTCGCCCACGTCGACCATGGCAAGACCACGCTCGTCGACCACATGCTCCGCCAGGCCGGCACGTTCCGCGAGAACGAAGCCGTCGTGGACCGCGTGATGGACTCGAACGCCCTCGAGCGGGAGCGAGGCATCACGATCCTCGCGAAGAACACGAGCGTGCGTTGGACGAACGACAAGGGCGAGACCATCAAGCTCAACGTCGTCGACACCCCCGGCCACGCCGACTTCGGCGGTGAGGTCGAGCGCACCCTCCTCATGGCCGACGCGGTCATCCTCCTCGTCGACGCGGCCGAGGGGCCCCTGCCCCAGACGCGCTTTGTCCTCAAGAAGGCGCTCGAGCTCGGGTTCCCGATCATCGTCGTCATCAACAAAATCGACCGCGGCGACGCCCGCCCCGACGACGTGCTGAACGAGGTCTTCGATCTCTTCTGCGACCTCGGCGCGAGCGACAAACAGGTCGATTTTCCGGTCCTCTACGCGATCGGCAAGCTCGGCATCGCGAAGCGCACGCTCGACGATCCGTCCACGAACCTGCGCCCCCTCTTCGAGACCATCCTGGCGCACGTCCCGCCCCCCGAGGGCGACGCGACCCTGCCCCTCCAGATCCTCGTCAACAACATCGACCACGACGAGTACGTCGGGCGCCTCGGCATCGGGCGCATCGTCGCCGGGACCGTGAAGGCGAACCAGCCGGTCGCGGTCCTCAAGGATGGGCGCGTGGTCAAGGGCGCCATCAAGGTCCTCTCGACGTTCGAGGGCCTCCGGCGCGCGACCACCCAAGAGGCTCAGGCGGGCGAGCTCGTCGCGATCGCCGGCATCGAGGAGATCGACGTGGGTGACACCGTCGTCGACACGAGCCCCGGGTTCGAGTCGCGCGCCCTGCCGCGCATCGTCGTCGAGCAGCCGACCATCAAGATGCGCATCGGCGTGAACACCTCGCCGTTCGCCGGAAAGTGCAAGGCTTCCAAGTACTTGACGAGCCGCCAGCTCCGCGACCGCCTTGAGCGCGAGACCAAGCGGAACCTCGCCGTCCGCATGGAAGAGTCGGACTCCCCCGACACCTTCATCATGCTCGGCCGCGGGGAGCTCCAGCTCGCGATCCTCGTCGAGACGATGCGCCGCGAGGGCTACGAGATGCAGCTCGGCAACCCCGAGGTCGTCACGCAGGTCATCGACGGCGAGGCGAAAGAGCCTTACGAGCTCGTCGTCGTCGACGTGCCCGAGCAGTTCATCGGGGTCGTGACCGAGCGCCTCGGCTCACGCCGCGGCCGCATGATCAAGATGGCGAACCCGGGCTACGGGCGCGCGCGCCTCGAGTACCGCATCCCGAGCCGCGGCCTCATCGGCTTCCGCGGCGAGTTCCTCACGGCGACGCGCGGCATGGGCCTGCTCAACACCGTGTTCGACGGGTGGGAGACCTGGGGCGGCCCCATGGCGAAGCGCCAGACCGGCGCCATCGTGTGCGATCGCGCGGGGTTCACGACGCCCTACGCGCTCCACCACCTCCAGCCGCGTGGCACCTTCTTCCTCGGCACCGGGGTCGAGGTCTACGAGGGCATGATCATGGGCGAGCACAACCGCGCGAACGACACGGACGTGAACGCGGTCAAGGAGAAGAAGCTCTCCAACGTGCGCAACCACGGCAAGGACGAGAACGTCGCGATCAACCCGCCGAGGATCCTCACGATCGAGACGGCGATGGAGTGGATCGACGCCGACGAGCTCGTCGAGGTGACCCCCGACGCGGTGCGCGTGCGCAAGCAAATCCTCCAAATCAACAAGCGTCCTCGGCGGAGCGACGCGATCGAGGACGCCCAAGCGGTCGACTACTGA
- a CDS encoding serine/threonine protein kinase: protein MDHLGRSARKPGSVICGKWRIEALLRQTPTSATYSALHRNGARIALKILHAHLSSDKTLQARFRREAYVANTIPHPDTVKVIDDDETDDGCALLVMDHFDGETLEELRARKGGKLPLEMACAFADQLLDIIAAAHDQGVVHRDIKAETVFITKEGRVKVHDFGTARVLSETSSPQEMTAAGMVVGSPSSMAPEQARGQRDLVDAQSDIFSLGALLFTLLSGEPVHKISNPLAALVAAAKTKAPSLRTVTGPEIPDAVVEVVDRALQFKKADRWPDARAFRAALRAARGELIDTFPQAGRRDPLADLMSETSENDVIVLTNDAPIVPAPPRAPQRPPLAPESGTGPTSPLVTESAPDGARAPQAPKAPARPPPMPPALPSAANGPSAPRVAARAPTSGPERRAAERAGQPPALPEWQRHEDVEDGPTVSQVELDPSLVQALAEVRREAVAVAPTKAVPRVGPGGPPRPGPPRPSGIPRPGPRTEPPPRVAAEERAPEPPQVPAAPKVPDPPRAAPLALPAAPPAAPFVEKDPRFATVVMANSPALPPESLRGPVYDAEVVEDDATQVVMPGRPAPIAITPPTYPNGGAFGSAPPPAMMAPPAGPGFGFGPPQAGFGPHVPTPFEVIQPAPPPPYEPPPMNVAPADFPGRRMSMHEDLRILVPEQSYSLDHNPFADAARRKKRLTIGIVVGIVAVVAVALIAMLRSG from the coding sequence GTGGACCATCTCGGACGCTCGGCACGGAAACCGGGCTCGGTCATCTGCGGAAAGTGGCGCATCGAAGCCTTGCTTCGCCAGACGCCCACGTCCGCCACGTACTCCGCTCTCCACCGCAATGGCGCGCGGATCGCGCTCAAGATCCTCCACGCGCACCTCTCGTCCGACAAGACCCTCCAAGCGAGGTTCCGGCGCGAGGCGTACGTCGCGAACACGATCCCGCACCCCGACACGGTCAAGGTCATCGACGACGACGAGACCGACGACGGCTGCGCCCTGCTCGTCATGGATCACTTCGACGGCGAGACGCTCGAGGAGCTCCGCGCGAGAAAGGGAGGGAAGCTCCCGCTCGAGATGGCCTGCGCCTTCGCCGATCAGCTGCTCGACATCATCGCGGCGGCGCACGATCAGGGCGTCGTGCACCGCGACATCAAGGCCGAGACGGTGTTCATCACCAAAGAGGGCCGCGTCAAAGTGCACGACTTCGGCACGGCGCGCGTCCTCTCGGAGACGTCGAGCCCGCAGGAGATGACCGCGGCGGGCATGGTGGTCGGCTCTCCGTCGAGCATGGCCCCAGAGCAGGCGCGTGGGCAGCGCGATCTCGTGGACGCCCAGAGCGACATCTTCTCGCTTGGCGCGCTCTTGTTCACGCTCCTCTCGGGCGAGCCGGTACACAAAATCTCCAATCCTTTGGCGGCGTTGGTCGCTGCCGCGAAGACGAAGGCGCCCAGCCTGCGCACCGTGACGGGCCCCGAAATCCCCGACGCGGTGGTCGAGGTGGTCGACCGCGCGCTCCAGTTCAAGAAGGCCGACCGGTGGCCCGACGCGCGCGCGTTCCGAGCCGCCCTCCGCGCCGCGCGCGGCGAGCTCATCGACACGTTCCCCCAAGCCGGGCGAAGGGATCCGCTCGCCGATCTGATGAGCGAGACGTCCGAGAACGACGTCATCGTGCTCACGAACGACGCGCCCATCGTCCCTGCGCCTCCGAGGGCGCCACAAAGACCCCCGCTCGCGCCCGAGTCGGGCACCGGGCCTACGTCTCCCCTCGTCACCGAGAGCGCCCCCGATGGCGCCCGAGCGCCCCAAGCCCCCAAGGCTCCGGCGCGGCCACCGCCCATGCCGCCGGCGCTCCCGTCGGCCGCGAACGGGCCCTCGGCGCCGAGGGTCGCCGCCCGCGCCCCCACCTCCGGGCCGGAGCGGCGCGCCGCCGAGCGCGCAGGGCAGCCTCCCGCCTTGCCCGAGTGGCAGCGCCACGAGGACGTGGAGGACGGCCCCACGGTCTCGCAGGTCGAGCTCGATCCGAGCCTGGTTCAAGCGCTCGCCGAGGTGCGACGCGAAGCCGTGGCGGTCGCCCCGACGAAGGCCGTTCCCCGTGTAGGTCCTGGTGGGCCACCCCGGCCGGGTCCACCGCGCCCCTCGGGCATCCCGCGCCCGGGGCCGCGCACCGAGCCCCCGCCCCGCGTCGCCGCCGAAGAGCGCGCGCCCGAGCCCCCGCAGGTCCCCGCGGCCCCGAAGGTCCCCGACCCTCCGCGCGCGGCCCCCCTCGCGCTCCCCGCGGCACCTCCCGCCGCCCCGTTCGTCGAGAAAGACCCTCGTTTCGCGACCGTGGTCATGGCGAACAGCCCCGCGCTCCCGCCCGAGTCGCTCCGCGGCCCCGTGTACGACGCCGAGGTGGTCGAGGACGACGCCACGCAGGTCGTCATGCCCGGGCGCCCGGCTCCGATCGCGATCACGCCCCCGACGTACCCCAACGGCGGAGCCTTCGGGAGCGCCCCACCTCCCGCCATGATGGCGCCTCCGGCCGGTCCGGGCTTCGGCTTCGGCCCGCCACAGGCTGGCTTCGGGCCCCACGTGCCGACGCCGTTCGAGGTGATTCAGCCGGCGCCTCCCCCGCCCTACGAGCCTCCGCCCATGAACGTGGCGCCCGCCGACTTCCCCGGTCGCCGCATGTCGATGCACGAAGATCTTCGCATCCTCGTGCCCGAGCAGAGCTACTCGCTCGATCACAACCCGTTCGCGGACGCGGCCCGCCGCAAAAAGCGCCTCACGATCGGGATCGTGGTGGGCATCGTGGCGGTCGTGGCCGTGGCCCTGATCGCGATGCTGCGCTCGGGCTAG
- a CDS encoding ABC transporter ATP-binding protein — translation MDAEPPAIVTRKLVKIYDDTVAVAGLDLEVRRGECFGLLGPNGAGKTTTVEILEGLVDASDGEVELLGRTWEKDERWLRERVGVSLQTTHLQDRLTVRETLDLFRSFFLEGRTVDEALALVRLEEKADSRYATLSGGQKQRVAVACALVGSPEILFLDEPTTGLDPQSRRALWDVVHAFRAQGGTVMLTTHYMDEAEKLCDRVAIVDHGKVIACGTPQELIAGLSASTIVTLRAGEAGFPEALDAELGAIEGVVQVRREAQDLSLAVSELHAVLPNVLALLEGRGIALMGLATHKASLEDVFIALTGRQLRE, via the coding sequence GTGGACGCGGAGCCGCCTGCCATCGTCACGCGCAAGCTCGTGAAGATCTACGACGACACCGTCGCCGTGGCAGGGCTCGATTTGGAGGTGCGACGCGGCGAGTGTTTCGGTCTCTTGGGGCCGAACGGCGCCGGAAAGACCACCACCGTCGAAATCCTCGAGGGCCTCGTCGACGCGAGCGACGGAGAGGTCGAGCTCCTCGGCCGGACGTGGGAGAAGGACGAACGCTGGCTGCGCGAGCGGGTCGGGGTCTCCCTCCAGACGACGCACCTCCAAGACCGCCTCACCGTCCGCGAGACGCTCGATCTCTTCCGCTCCTTTTTCCTCGAGGGGCGCACGGTCGACGAGGCGCTCGCGCTCGTGCGGCTCGAAGAGAAGGCCGACTCACGCTACGCCACCCTCTCTGGAGGGCAAAAACAGCGGGTCGCGGTGGCGTGTGCCCTCGTCGGCTCCCCCGAGATCCTCTTCCTCGACGAGCCCACCACCGGCCTCGATCCCCAGTCGCGCCGTGCCCTGTGGGACGTCGTGCACGCGTTCCGCGCCCAGGGGGGGACCGTCATGCTCACCACCCACTACATGGACGAGGCGGAGAAGCTCTGCGACAGGGTGGCCATCGTCGACCACGGAAAGGTCATCGCGTGCGGCACCCCGCAGGAGCTCATCGCCGGCCTCTCGGCCAGCACCATCGTGACCTTGCGCGCCGGCGAGGCGGGCTTCCCGGAGGCCCTCGACGCCGAGCTCGGAGCGATCGAAGGTGTGGTGCAAGTGCGCAGAGAGGCTCAGGATTTGTCCCTCGCGGTGAGCGAGCTGCACGCCGTCTTGCCGAACGTGCTCGCCCTCCTCGAGGGCCGCGGGATCGCGCTCATGGGGCTCGCGACGCACAAGGCCTCTCTCGAGGACGTGTTCATCGCCCTCACGGGGAGGCAGCTCCGTGAGTGA
- a CDS encoding ABC transporter permease, translating to MSDLERRWRSIRAMVVAHMRASYREPGGLFWTYGFPILLSLVLGLAFRSRAPEPPKVAVVESPAAVAIAEKIGRRGEVVAQVVPLAEADKALFVGKVDAVVTPLADGTVVYRFDPSRPEARLGKALADRELQSASGLVPAIASRDEVASEVGARYIDFLLPGLLGLGLMSTGLWGIGFSLSDMRAKKLLRRIVATPMRRSDFLASFLLVRLCLLVIELPPLLIFAKLLFSITVRGSVGAFVVVVVLGAMLFASLGLLLASRSDNPHIVSGLINVVSFPMYLGSGVFFSAARFPDKVQPFLRLLPLTALNDSIRAIMIEGAGFAEIGSRLVVLVVWTVVVFAGAVKLFKFR from the coding sequence GTGAGTGATCTCGAGAGGCGCTGGCGCTCGATCCGGGCGATGGTCGTCGCCCATATGCGTGCATCGTACAGGGAGCCGGGCGGGCTCTTCTGGACGTACGGGTTCCCGATCCTGCTCTCGCTGGTCTTGGGGCTCGCGTTTCGCTCGCGTGCGCCCGAGCCCCCGAAGGTGGCGGTGGTCGAGTCGCCGGCGGCCGTGGCCATCGCCGAGAAGATCGGGCGGCGAGGGGAGGTCGTCGCCCAGGTGGTGCCGCTCGCCGAAGCCGACAAGGCGCTCTTCGTCGGCAAGGTCGACGCCGTCGTCACCCCGCTCGCCGACGGGACGGTGGTCTATCGCTTCGATCCGTCTCGCCCCGAGGCGCGCCTCGGAAAGGCCCTCGCCGACCGCGAGCTCCAAAGCGCGTCGGGCCTCGTGCCGGCCATCGCCTCGCGCGACGAGGTCGCGAGCGAGGTGGGTGCACGTTACATCGACTTCCTGCTCCCCGGGCTCCTCGGCCTCGGGCTCATGTCGACGGGGCTTTGGGGCATCGGGTTCTCCCTCTCGGACATGCGCGCCAAGAAGCTCCTGCGGCGGATCGTGGCGACCCCCATGCGGCGGAGCGATTTCCTCGCGTCGTTCTTGCTCGTCCGTTTGTGTCTGCTCGTGATCGAGCTGCCGCCCTTGCTCATCTTCGCGAAGCTCCTCTTTTCCATCACGGTGCGAGGCTCGGTGGGGGCGTTCGTCGTGGTGGTCGTGCTCGGGGCGATGCTCTTCGCGAGCCTCGGTCTCTTGCTCGCGTCCCGCTCGGACAACCCTCACATCGTGAGCGGGCTCATCAACGTGGTCTCGTTCCCGATGTACCTCGGGTCCGGGGTGTTCTTCTCGGCGGCGCGTTTCCCGGACAAGGTGCAGCCGTTCTTGCGCCTTCTCCCGCTCACGGCCCTCAACGACTCGATCCGCGCGATCATGATCGAGGGGGCGGGTTTCGCGGAGATCGGCTCGCGCCTCGTCGTGCTCGTGGTGTGGACGGTCGTGGTGTTCGCGGGGGCCGTCAAGCTCTTCAAGTTCCGTTGA
- the pgi gene encoding glucose-6-phosphate isomerase, whose protein sequence is MPRLTENPSYAALLAHHRDVGKDLVMRDLFAREPDRFSEMSATGAGIFLDYSKNRVTSETMKLLVALAREGGVERMRDAMFSGQKINVTEGRAVLHVALRNRGNASIFVDGRDVMPEVNRVLRKMRDFVARLESGAFSGHTGKKLTSLVNIGIGGSDLGPVMVTEALRPYARQGISSSFVSNVDGTHLAETLRRVDPETTLFVVASKTFTTQETLANAKSAREWLVGRLGSEAAVAKHFVALSTNEREVAAFGIDPQNMFEFWDWVGGRYSLWSAIGFSIAATVGMDRFEELLEGAFQMDRHFREAPLEKNLPVLMALLGVWYTNFFGAESHAVLPYDQYLHRFPAYLQQGDMESNGKRIDREGKEVDYATGPVIWGEPGTNGQHAFYQLIHQGTRLVPCDFLVPALSQNPLGEHHDLLLSNFLAQTEALMRGKTEDEVRAELAKKGLTDDAIAALAPHKVFPGNRPTNSLLFSRLDPKTLGALIALYEHKIFVQGVLWNVNSYDQWGVELGKELASRILPELRDAANVTSHDASTNGLLAWLKERRVAT, encoded by the coding sequence ATGCCCCGACTCACCGAGAACCCGAGCTACGCGGCCCTCCTCGCCCACCACCGCGACGTCGGCAAAGACCTCGTCATGCGCGATCTCTTCGCGCGGGAGCCCGACCGTTTCTCGGAGATGAGCGCGACCGGCGCGGGCATCTTCCTCGACTACTCGAAGAACCGGGTCACCAGCGAGACCATGAAGCTCCTCGTGGCCCTCGCTCGCGAGGGCGGCGTCGAGCGCATGCGCGACGCGATGTTCTCGGGTCAAAAGATCAACGTGACCGAGGGGCGCGCCGTCCTCCACGTGGCCCTCCGGAACCGCGGCAACGCGAGCATCTTCGTCGACGGACGGGACGTGATGCCCGAGGTGAACCGGGTGCTCCGAAAAATGCGCGATTTCGTCGCGCGGCTCGAGAGCGGCGCGTTCTCGGGGCACACGGGCAAGAAGCTCACGAGCCTCGTCAACATCGGGATCGGGGGCTCCGATCTCGGCCCCGTCATGGTCACCGAGGCGCTCCGCCCGTACGCACGCCAGGGCATCTCGTCGAGCTTCGTTTCGAACGTCGACGGCACCCACCTCGCAGAAACCCTCCGTCGGGTCGACCCGGAGACCACCCTCTTCGTCGTCGCGTCGAAGACCTTCACCACCCAAGAGACGCTCGCCAACGCGAAGAGCGCCCGTGAGTGGCTCGTGGGGCGGCTCGGCTCCGAGGCGGCCGTGGCGAAGCACTTCGTCGCCCTCTCGACCAACGAGCGCGAGGTCGCGGCGTTCGGCATCGACCCGCAGAACATGTTCGAGTTCTGGGACTGGGTCGGCGGCCGCTACTCGCTCTGGTCGGCGATCGGCTTCTCGATCGCCGCGACCGTGGGCATGGACCGCTTCGAGGAGCTGCTCGAGGGCGCCTTCCAGATGGACCGGCACTTCCGCGAGGCGCCGCTCGAGAAGAACCTCCCGGTGCTCATGGCGCTACTGGGTGTATGGTACACGAACTTCTTCGGCGCCGAGTCGCACGCCGTGCTCCCCTACGACCAGTACCTCCACAGGTTCCCCGCCTACCTCCAGCAGGGCGACATGGAGTCGAACGGCAAGCGCATCGACCGCGAGGGCAAAGAGGTGGACTACGCCACGGGGCCCGTGATTTGGGGCGAGCCGGGCACGAACGGGCAGCACGCGTTCTACCAGCTCATCCATCAGGGCACGCGCCTCGTCCCCTGCGATTTCCTGGTCCCCGCGCTCAGCCAAAACCCGCTCGGCGAGCACCACGATCTCTTGCTCTCGAACTTCCTCGCCCAGACCGAGGCCCTCATGCGCGGCAAGACGGAGGACGAGGTCCGCGCCGAGCTCGCGAAGAAGGGGCTCACCGACGACGCCATCGCCGCCCTCGCGCCCCACAAGGTGTTCCCGGGCAATCGCCCTACGAACAGCCTCCTCTTCTCGCGCCTCGATCCGAAGACGCTCGGCGCCCTCATCGCCCTCTACGAGCACAAGATCTTCGTCCAAGGCGTGCTGTGGAACGTGAACAGCTACGACCAATGGGGCGTCGAGCTCGGCAAGGAGCTCGCGAGCCGCATCCTCCCGGAGCTCCGCGACGCCGCGAACGTGACCTCCCACGACGCGTCGACGAACGGGCTCCTCGCGTGGCTGAAAGAGCGCCGCGTCGCGACCTGA
- a CDS encoding SDR family oxidoreductase, whose translation MAKPSIFITGAGRGIGRATARLFAEKGYVCGLADVDHEAALEVRRELGPDHFACALDVRDFAAYEATLRDFDAHATLGGSLSVLFNCAGILRMGRLEDQSLDDDRAQLDINVLGVIHGVRAALPYLERARGTIVSMSSASAIYGQPELAVYSATKFAVRALTEALDLELASKGIRVTDVMPAYVATDMVASQKTPAKSVATLGVRITADEVAARVYEAANGSRLHYPMPFDLSVLSRIATLAPSLTRRVMKHLTKS comes from the coding sequence ATGGCGAAGCCGAGCATTTTCATCACGGGCGCGGGGCGTGGGATCGGCCGGGCGACGGCCCGCCTCTTCGCGGAGAAAGGCTACGTGTGTGGCCTCGCCGACGTCGACCACGAGGCCGCCCTCGAGGTGCGCCGAGAGCTCGGCCCCGACCACTTCGCGTGCGCCCTCGACGTGCGCGATTTCGCGGCCTACGAGGCGACCCTCCGCGACTTCGACGCCCACGCGACGCTCGGCGGCAGCCTCTCGGTGCTCTTCAACTGCGCGGGCATCTTGCGCATGGGCCGGCTCGAGGATCAGTCCCTCGACGACGATCGCGCTCAGCTCGACATCAACGTGCTCGGCGTGATCCACGGCGTGCGCGCGGCGCTCCCCTACCTCGAGAGAGCGCGCGGCACGATCGTGAGCATGAGCTCGGCGTCGGCTATCTATGGCCAACCGGAGCTCGCGGTGTACTCGGCCACGAAGTTCGCCGTGCGCGCCCTCACCGAGGCGCTCGACCTCGAGCTCGCCTCGAAGGGCATTCGAGTGACCGACGTGATGCCCGCCTACGTCGCCACCGACATGGTCGCCTCGCAGAAGACCCCCGCGAAGAGCGTCGCCACGTTGGGAGTGCGCATCACGGCCGACGAGGTCGCCGCGCGTGTCTACGAGGCGGCCAACGGCTCGCGCCTCCACTACCCGATGCCGTTCGATCTCTCGGTGCTCTCGCGCATCGCGACGCTCGCCCCGTCGCTCACGCGGCGCGTGATGAAGCACCTCACGAAGAGCTAA
- a CDS encoding GreA/GreB family elongation factor — protein sequence MDKRALYETLKGIVRRDLATAVAAAKATKEGATHEENKPENDKDTRAIEASYLAGAQGERVRELEQTLAVLEALPSRALPPDAPVGAGAVVRLSTGRDELVCLVALAGGGLKTTFEGAPIQVVSTKSPLGSALVGAHVDDEVEVELGKTTRTYTVLSIE from the coding sequence GTGGACAAACGCGCCCTCTACGAGACGTTGAAAGGCATCGTGCGCCGCGACCTCGCCACGGCGGTCGCCGCGGCAAAGGCCACGAAAGAAGGGGCCACGCACGAAGAGAACAAGCCCGAGAACGACAAGGACACCCGAGCCATCGAGGCGTCGTACCTGGCAGGGGCGCAGGGCGAGCGTGTCCGTGAGCTCGAGCAGACCTTGGCCGTGCTCGAGGCGTTGCCGTCCCGTGCGCTCCCGCCTGACGCGCCGGTGGGGGCCGGGGCGGTGGTGCGTCTGTCGACGGGGCGAGACGAGCTCGTGTGCCTCGTGGCGCTCGCGGGCGGCGGCCTCAAGACGACCTTCGAGGGCGCTCCGATCCAGGTCGTGTCGACGAAGTCCCCGCTCGGCTCGGCGCTCGTCGGGGCCCATGTCGACGACGAGGTCGAGGTCGAGCTCGGAAAAACTACACGAACCTACACGGTCCTCTCGATCGAATAA